The genomic stretch CGTTGACCACGAATTCCGCTGCTCGTAAACCGGCGTCGGCAGGTGGAGCGTCGACTGCCCTCGCGGCTGACCTGACGCGCGCGCTGGGGCCGCGCAAGGTGCTCTCGAACCTCTCCGAGCGGCTGAACTACCGTTACGACGCCATCCAGTTCGGGGCGACGCCGCTGGCGGTCGTGCTGCCCGAAAGTACCGAGGACGTAGTGGCGGCGGTCCGGGCGGCGCGGGCGGCGGGTGTCCCGATCGTGGGGCGCGGCGCGGCGAGTGGCCTGTCGGGCGGCGCGGCCCCGCTGGAGCCGGGGCTGGTGATCTCGTTCACGCGCATGACCCGCCTGAGCATTCACCCCGAGCGGCGCGAGGCGACCGCGCAGGCGGGGGTGGTCACGCTGGCCGTGACCGAGGCGGCCAGGCCCCACGGCCTGATCTACCCGCCGGACCCGGCGAGTTTCCGCACGAGCACCATCGGCGGGAACCTCGCGGAGAACGCGGGCGGCCCGATGTGCTTCAAGTACGGCGTGAGCGGCGACTACGTGCGTGCGCTGGAATTCGTGGACGAAGGCGGCGAGGTGCACCGCCTGACCCGCGACGTGTTCGATCTGGCGGGCCTGCTGATCGGCTCCGAGGGCACGCTGGGTCTGATCACCGAGGCGACGCTGCGCCTGATCCCCCCGCCCCGCTTCACGCGGACGCTGATGGCGCACTTCCCGGAGGTCGGGGCGTGCGCAGAGGCGGTCAGCCGCGCCATCGCGGCGGGCGCGGTACCCAGCAAGCTGGAATTCATGGACCGCGCCTGCACGAACGCCGTCGAGGACTACCTCCACCTGGGGTTGCCGAGGGACGCGGAGGCGGTGCTGCTGGTGGACACCGACGGGGAGGACCTGGACACCGTGCAGGACGAACTGCGGCTGGTCGAGGAGGCCTGCGTCGCCTCGGGCGGCACGGTGCGCCGCGCGGCGACGGATGAGGAGGGCGCGCTGCTGTGGCGTGCGCGGCGCTCCGTATCCCCGGCGTTGGGCCGCATCCGCCCGCAGCGCATGAACGAGGACATCGTCGTGCCCAGATCGGCGCTGCCGGACGTGGTGCGCGAGATCCGCGCGCTGGGCGACGCCAGTCCCTTTCCGGTCGTGCAGTTCGGGCACATCGGGGACGGCAACCTGCACCCGAACATCCTGTTCGACCCCCGAA from Deinococcus soli (ex Cha et al. 2016) encodes the following:
- a CDS encoding FAD-binding oxidoreductase gives rise to the protein MSTEKLALTTNSAARKPASAGGASTALAADLTRALGPRKVLSNLSERLNYRYDAIQFGATPLAVVLPESTEDVVAAVRAARAAGVPIVGRGAASGLSGGAAPLEPGLVISFTRMTRLSIHPERREATAQAGVVTLAVTEAARPHGLIYPPDPASFRTSTIGGNLAENAGGPMCFKYGVSGDYVRALEFVDEGGEVHRLTRDVFDLAGLLIGSEGTLGLITEATLRLIPPPRFTRTLMAHFPEVGACAEAVSRAIAAGAVPSKLEFMDRACTNAVEDYLHLGLPRDAEAVLLVDTDGEDLDTVQDELRLVEEACVASGGTVRRAATDEEGALLWRARRSVSPALGRIRPQRMNEDIVVPRSALPDVVREIRALGDASPFPVVQFGHIGDGNLHPNILFDPRREDAHAVHDLAHRIALVAIRHGGVLSGEHGIGSMKRDFMRDAVDPETLAALRGVKRALDPSGALNPGKILPAEGVDG